The Balaenoptera acutorostrata chromosome 2, mBalAcu1.1, whole genome shotgun sequence genomic sequence ataaactttagaaccattttatcaattaaaaaagacttcattgtGATTTTTTCAAGACCGTGAGAGATAGATGGCCAACCAGAGTTCCTAAGGTTCAGTGTATGTAACTGTTGCCGCCGCTTAAGCCTGCCAAAGCAGTGGTACGGCTGCTGCCCTTGTATTTGCTACCTCTAGAAACATTCTTGCCAGTAGTGGCAGCAGCGGGACTCAATTACCCTCTTTTCGCACTCCCTCCAGAAGCTCCAGATGGCGTCTTCCGTGGGCAACGTGGCCAACAGCACAGACGCAACGAAACGTATGCTTTCCTTGCAAGGGTTAGCAGAGTTGACACATCGAGCCTATCAGGCGGGAGATTTTGAGGCAGCTGAGAGACACTGCATGCAGCTCTGGAGACAAGAGCCAGACAATACTGGTgtccttttattactttcatcTATACACTTCCGGTGTCGAAGGCTGGACGGATCTGCCCACTTTAGTACTCTGGCAATTAAAAAGAACCCTCTTCTGGCAGAAGCCTATTCGAATTTGGGGAATGTGTACAAGGAAAGCGGGCAGTTGCAGGAAGCCATCGAGCATTACCGGCATGCGTTGCGTCTCAAACCAGATTTCATCGATGGTTATATTAACCTGGCAGCCGCTTTGGTAGCAGCAGGCGACACGGAAGGGGCAGTACAAGCTTACGCCTCTGCTCTTCAGTACAATCCTGATCTGTACTGTGTTTGCAGTGACCTGGGGAACCTGCTCAAAGCCCTGGGTCGCTTGGAAGAAGCCAAGGCATGTTATTTGAAAGCAATTGAGACGCAACCGAACTTTGCAGTAGCTTGGAGTAATCTTGGCTGTGTTTTCAATGCACAAGGGGAGATTTGGCTTGCGATTCATCACTTTGAAAAGGCTGTCACCCATGACCCCAATTTTCTGGATGCTTATATCAATTTAGGAAATGTCTTCAAGGAGGCACGGATTTTTGAACGAGCTGTGGCAGCTTACCTTCGTGCCCTAAGCTTGAGTCCAAATCATGCAGGGGTACATGGCAACCTGGCTTGTGTATACTATGAGCAAGGCCTGATAGACCTGGCAATAGACACCTACAGGCGAGCTATTGAATTGCAACCAAATTTCCCGGACGCTTACTGCAACCTAGCCAACGCTCTCAAAGAGAAGGGCAGTGTTGCCGAAGCAGAAGATTGTTATAATACAGCTGTCTGGCTGTGTCCCACCCATGCAGACTCTCTGAATAACCTAGCCAATATGAAACGAGAACAGGGAAACATTGAAGAGGCAGTTCGCTTGTATGGTAAAGCATTAGAAGTCTTCCCAGAGTTTGCTGCTGCCCATTCAAATTTAGCAAGTGTATTGCAGCAGCAGGGAAAAGTGCAGGAAGCTCTGATGCATTATAAGGAGGCTATTCGAATCAGTCCTACCTTTGCTGAGGCCTACTGTAATATGGGAAACACTCTAACGGGGATGCAGGATGTTCAGGGAGCCTTGCACTGTTATACTCGTGCCATTCAGATTAACCCTGCATTTGCGGATGCCCACAACAATCTGGCTTCCAttcacaaggattcagggaacaTTCCAGAAGCAATTGCTTCTTATCGCACTGCTCTGAAGCTTCAACCTGACTTTCCTGACGCTTATTGTAATCTGGCTCATTGCCTGCAGACTGTCTGTGACTGGACAGACTATGATGAGCGCATGAAGAGGCTGGTCAGCGTTGTGGCTGACCAGTTAGAGAAGAACAGGTTGCCTTCCGTGCAGCCTCATCACAGCATGTTATATCCTCTTTCTCACGGCGTCAGGAAGGCTATTGCCGAGAGGCATGGGCACCTCTGCCTGGATAACATCAGTGTCCTTCACAAACCACCGTATGAACATCCAAAGGACTTGAAGCTCAGTGATGGTCGACTGCGTGTAGGATACGTGAGTTCTGACTTTGGGAACCATCCTACTTCTCATCTTATGCAGTCTATTCCAGGCATGCACAATCGTGATAAATTTGAGGTATTCTGTTATGCCCTGAGCCCAGATGATGGCACAAACTTCCGAGCGAAGGTGATGGCAGAAGCCGATCATTT encodes the following:
- the LOC130707403 gene encoding UDP-N-acetylglucosamine--peptide N-acetylglucosaminyltransferase 110 kDa subunit-like; the encoded protein is MASSVGNVANSTDATKRMLSLQGLAELTHRAYQAGDFEAAERHCMQLWRQEPDNTGVLLLLSSIHFRCRRLDGSAHFSTLAIKKNPLLAEAYSNLGNVYKESGQLQEAIEHYRHALRLKPDFIDGYINLAAALVAAGDTEGAVQAYASALQYNPDLYCVCSDLGNLLKALGRLEEAKACYLKAIETQPNFAVAWSNLGCVFNAQGEIWLAIHHFEKAVTHDPNFLDAYINLGNVFKEARIFERAVAAYLRALSLSPNHAGVHGNLACVYYEQGLIDLAIDTYRRAIELQPNFPDAYCNLANALKEKGSVAEAEDCYNTAVWLCPTHADSLNNLANMKREQGNIEEAVRLYGKALEVFPEFAAAHSNLASVLQQQGKVQEALMHYKEAIRISPTFAEAYCNMGNTLTGMQDVQGALHCYTRAIQINPAFADAHNNLASIHKDSGNIPEAIASYRTALKLQPDFPDAYCNLAHCLQTVCDWTDYDERMKRLVSVVADQLEKNRLPSVQPHHSMLYPLSHGVRKAIAERHGHLCLDNISVLHKPPYEHPKDLKLSDGRLRVGYVSSDFGNHPTSHLMQSIPGMHNRDKFEVFCYALSPDDGTNFRAKVMAEADHFVDLSQIPCDGKAADRIHQDGIHILVNLNGYTRGARNELFALRPAPIQAMWLGYPGTSGVLFMDYIITDQETSPAEVAEQYSEKLAYMPHTFFIGDHANMFPHLKEKAVIDLKSNGHIYDNRIVLNGIDLKAFLDSLPDVKIVKMKCPDGGDKADSSNRALNMPVIPMNTIAEAVIEMINRGQIQITINGFRISNGLATTQINNKAATGEEVPRTIIVTTRSQYGLPEDAIVYCNFNQLYKIDPSTLQMWANILKRVPNSVLWLLRFPAVGEPNIQQYAQNMGLPQNRIIFSPVAPKEEHVRRGQLADVCLDTPLCNGHTTGMDVLWSGTPMVTMPGETLASRVAASQLTCLGCLELIAKNRQEYEDIAVKLGTDLEYLKRIRGKVWKQRISSPLFNTKQYTMELERLYLQMWEHYAAGNKPDHMMKPVEVTESA